The Verrucomicrobiota bacterium genomic interval TTTAGCCGTCCAAAAAACCTGCTGAAAAACCCCCTGCAATTCACCGGAATCAGTAAAGCGATGAACAGCGAAGAGATCCAAAACGAACTGCTGAACTGTATCCGGCTGGCGGATCGCCGGGCGGCTAATCAGTTGTTGGAAACGTGGACGTCTGAGCATGGATTTGAGCGGCTGATTGTGGAGGTGCTGGAGCCGGCATTAACGCAGTTGGGCGAAGCCTGGCAACGGAAAGAGGTTTTCACCATCGCACAAGCCTACGTGGCCGCCAAAATTGTGGAGGATTCGCTGGTTCGTATCGCCGCTCAAACTCCGTCCGGGGCGGTGGCGGAAAAAGGCGCGGTGGTATTGGGCAACATCCAGGACGACTTTCATTCGTTGGGCTGCCGCTTGGTGGCCATCTTCTTGCAAAAAGACGGTTGGCGGGTCCATAATCTGGGCAACGACGTGGCTGCGTCCGTCTTTGTGGACAAAGCCCTTGAGGTCGGTGCCAGGATCATCGGCGTTTCGGCCATGATTTACACCACCGCGCAGAACATCATTCAGGTGCGCCAGGAGATTGATCGCCGGGGCCTGACCGGGCGGCTCCAATTGGCGGTTGGTGGCGCCATCTTCATGGCTCGGCCCGCGTTGGTGGCCGAAGTGGGAGCCGACGGCACGGCGGGTAACGCCTTGGAGGCTTCGCAATTGTTCGTGCGTCTTCAAGAACGGGCGGAAGCATTCACCCCGGCTCACGGATGACGGATGACTGGTCACCGATAAGTAACCTATGAACAGTCTGGAACGCATTCTCGCCACGCTGGCTGGACAGCCGGTGGATCGCCGACCGTTCAGCCTGACGCTTTGCCTCTATGGCGCGCGGCTCACGGGCTGCCCGTTGCCCGAATATTATTCCAACCCGACGGCCTACGCGCTCGGTCAGGCGGCGGTGGCGGAGCGCTTTGCGCCGGACATTCTCTTTGGGCCGTTTGCGCTGGCGGCGGTGGCCGAGGCCTTCGGCGCGGAAACCCGCTGGTTTCCCGAGCATCCGCCCATTCTCAAGCGCCCCGCCGCAACATCCGTGGCGGAGGCCTTGAAGTTGCCGCTGCCTGATCCGTCCGGACACCCGCGCCTGACCTATCTGCGGGAAACGACCCGACAAATGGCCGCCCAGAGCGCTGGCACCGTGCCGATTGCCGGAGTGCTCACTTGCCTGACGGATTTCCCGGCGCTGCTGGTGGGGTTCGAGGCGTGGATGGAATGCCTGCTCTTTGCACCGGAACAGGCGCGCGAACTGATGGCGCGGCTCAATCCATGGTTTATCGAACTGGCGAACGGGCTGCTGGAGGCGGGTGCCGCATTTGTCGCCATGCCCGCCGTGTTTATCTCACCCGCCATGTTGCCACGGGGAACGGTCACGGGGGTGACCTTGCCGGCCTTGCGCGAAGCGATGGCGGGCATCCGGGGCGCCGTGGTGCTGCATCATGCGGGTGGTCCGTTTCTGTCGCACTTGGATTTGTTACCCGGCTTGCCGCACCTGGCCGCCATGGTGGTGGATCATACGGATGATCTCGGTCTCTGCCGTGCCGCGCTGGGGCCTGAACCAACGCTGATTGGCGGGATGGATGGTCCCAACCTGGGCACGCTTTCCGCCGCAGGGGCAGCCGTGCAAGCGCGCGCGGCTCTGGAAAACCGGCGCGCGGACGCCCGCTTTATTCTGGGCTCGACGGGGCCGGATGTGCCGTATGATACCCCGCCGGAAAATCTTCTGGCGGTCCGCCGCGCAGTGGAAGAATTTGGGGGAACGCAGACATGAGCACGCCCGGTTCACTTCTGATCAGTTGTTCGGTGTTGCAGGCGGAGATCGAGTTGCTCCGGCGCACCGGGCGGCTGGATTGCCCGGTCGAGTTTGTTGAATCCATGCTGCACATGCACCCGGAGCGGCTAAGCCGTGTGCTCGACGCCTCGCTCAGTGCCGCGCGTGAACGGGGACAAACCGTGGTGCTGGCGTATGGCGATTGCTGCGCTGAAATGACCGATTTCTCCATGCGGCCCGGGGTCGCTCGGACGCCGTGCCAGTGCTGCTGTGATTTACTGTTGGGCCGGGCGGAGTTCCGGCGGCTGCGCCGGGCGGGTGCGTTTCTCCTGATTCCCGAGTGGATGCGGCGCTGGCGCCAGGTGTTTATGCATGAATTGGGTTTGAACCCGGAGAATGCCAAGGATTTGATGCGCGAGATGCATACCAAGTTGGTCTATCTGGATACCAGGGTGGCACCTGTGCCAGAGGCTGAACTGCGCGCTTGTTCGGAATATTGTGGCCTGCCGTACGAAGTCCATCCCGTGTCGCTCGAGGCCTTGGGCCAGAACCTCCAGCAAACGTTGCACCCGAATAACTCAACCACCAATCGTACTGCTGGCCCATGAATTCACACCCCCTTCCATCGGACCCTGCCTTTCCCGTGATGGCACTGGATTTGATCAGCCATCTCTTGGGCCGCGCCGATAACCCCGGGGAACTGGCCCGGTACCTGGCGGATGAATTACGCGACTTGACCGGGGCGCGCGGCATTTTGCTGACCCAATGCGGGGCAGCATTGGATGGCGCGGAGGACCGTATGCTGTGTCTGGAACCGACCCAATTCCGTCTTCGGGCGGAAGCGGGGCCGGACCTGCCCGCTCTGATTCGGACCGCACATCAACTGAAGACACCGGCGATTTGGCGGGCCGGGGATGAAGTTCCGGCAGCCGGCACGTTGGCGGCGCTGGGGTTTGCTTTGGCGCTCGTTTTCCCGCTGCGCGTGGGAGAAATTCAGGTCGGGTCCCTGGTCGTGTTTGGGTTACCCGACCCGGAGCGCCTGAACGAAGTGCGGGATTTGTTGCAAACGCTGGCGGGTATCGTGGCCCTGGTGTTGCGCAACGCCGCCTTATATCAGGATCAGGAGTGGATCATTGAGGAGCGCACGCGGGAACTGCGGGAGGTCGCTCAGTTCAACCGGCAAATCATCCGCAGTGCCCAGGAAGGGATCATCGTCTATGGCCCCGATTTGCGCTATCAGGTGTGGAATCCATACATGGAACAAATCAGCGGATTGGCCGCCCAGGCGGTGCTGGGCAAGCATCCGGCAGACTTGTTTCCGTTCTTAAAAGAACATGGCGTAATTGAACGCCTTGAAAAAACGTTGGCGGGGGAGCTGCCGGACACCATTGAGTTCCCGTATCATCTGCCGTCGATCGGCAAATCGGGCTGGGCCTCGGACGCCTGTGCTCCGTTGCGAAACGCGCAAGGCGAGATCATCGGGGTGATTGCGACCGTTCGGGACATCACCGGGCGCAAGCAGGTGGAGGAGGCGCTGCGGGAGGCGGAGGCCCGGCAGCGCAAGATGGTGGCCAACATCGGGGATGTGATCGTCATCATTGATCAGAATGGCATCAATCGTTACAAGAGCCCAAACCTCGAGAAATGGTTTGGCTGGCGGCCGGAAGAAGTGGTCGGGGCCAAGGCCCTGGACAACGTACACCCTGACGATTTGGCTCACGCCCAGCAGTTTATTGGCGCACTCGTTGAAAAACCCAACGTCCCCGCCACCACCGAATGCCGTTACCGTTGCAAGGACGGCAGTTACAAATGGATTGAATTTACCGGCGTCAATCTCCTGCACGACCCCGATATCCGCGGGATCCTTGGGAATTATCATGATATCATGGAGCGCAAGCGGTTGGAGCGGGAGCGGGTAAATTTGGAAGTCCACTTGCGCCAGCAGCAGAAGCTCGAATCCATCGGCACCCTCGCCAGCGGGGTGGCGCATGAAATCAACAACCCCATCAATGGGGTGATGAATTACGCCCAGTTAATCCTGGACCGATCTGGGTCGGATAGTCAGGCGCGCGAATATGCCAAGGAAATCATCCACGAAACCGAGCGGGTGGCCGTCATCGTCCGCAGCCTGCTGCAGTTTGCCCGGCAGGAGAAGCAGGCCCACAGCCCGGCGCGGATGCAGGATATGATCGAACAGACCCTATCGCTCATCCGCACGGTCATCCGCCGCGACCAAATTACGCTGCAAGTCGAAGTGCCACCGGACTTACCGGCCATTAAATGCCGCAGCCAACAGATTCAGCAGGTGTTGATGAACCTGCTGACCAATGCCCGCGATGCCCTCAACCAGCGCTACTCCGCTCATCACGCGGACAAAATCATGCGTTTGGGTGCCGTGTATTTCGAGCGGGACGGGCGGCGTTGGGTGCGGATTACGGTGGAAGATCACGGCGCGGGCATCCCGGCTGAAGTTCAAGGGCGAATCTTTGATCCGTTCTTCACCACCAAGTCGCGGAGCGAAGGCACCGGGCTGGGACTTTCCATCAGCCACAGCATTGTGAAAGATCATCACGGGAAACTGTGGTTTGAAACCGAGGTGGGGCGGGGAACCAAATTTCACTTGGAACTGCCAGTTAATTGATTGCGGATTTCAGAATGCGGAATGCGGAATGGCGAACAGGTGTTTGGTCTTATCTGTGTGCATCTGTGTTTATCTGTGGTTCAATTCCGGACTTTTGACCACGGATTTCACGGATGGCACGGATAAAAACCAGCCAATTTCAGATTTCAGAATTGGGGGTTGGTCTTATTTGTGTTATCGGTGTAATGGTCTTCAGACTTATGAGGCCCCTACAAACTGTGCGAAATTACCGCAAAACACGGTTTATCTGCGGGCTCGACAGCGTCATCCCCGGCTGGTTATCGTGTCGGCATGAACTTTTTAGTAACAGGCGGGGCCGGGTTCATCGGTTCGCACGTTTGTGAACGACTTTTAAAAGCCGGGCACGCGGTGTGGACGGTGGATGACTTGAACCCCTTTTATGCGCCAGCGATAAAGCAGGCCAACCTCCAGGCCATCCAAACCGTGCCGGGTCGGTTTGAATTTATCTTGGGCGACATTACGGATGCCACGGTGGTCAACGCGGTTTTTGAACGCACCCGGTTTGATCAGGTGATTCACCTGGCGGCGCGCGCGGGGGTGCGGCCCAGCCTGGACGCTCCGGCCTTGTATCAACGGGTGAATGTCGAAGGGACTGTCAACGTGCTGGAGGCGGCGCGCCGCACGGGCGTGCGCAAGTTTATCCAAGCGTCCTCTTCCTCGGTCTATGGGGTGAATGCCAAGGTGCCGTTTTCCGAAGGCGACTCGATCTTCACCGCCATCTCGCCGTATGCCGCCAGCAAACTGGCGTGCGAGGCACTGGGCCATGTGTATCATCATGTCTATGGCCTCGATGTGGTGGCCTTGCGTTTCTTCACCGTGTACGGGCCGCGGCAACGCCCCGATCTGGCCATTCATAAATTTGCCAGGCGCATGTTGGCGGGTAAATCCATCCCGGTTTTTGGCGATGGCTCCACCGCGCGCGATTATACGTTTGTGGCAGATATTGTGGATGGCATCCTGGCCTGCACCCAACACGAGTTCGGGTTTGAAATCATCAATCTGGGCGATTCCAATCCAATCACTTTGAACCGCCTGATTGAGGTGCTGGAGCAAACACTGGGAGTTCAGGCACAACGCGATTGGATGCCGGCGCAGCCCGGCGATGTGCCCATCACCTACGCGAACGTGGAGAAGGCGCGCCGACTGTTGGGTTATGAACCGAAAGTGAAAATCGAAGCGGGGATTGCGAAATTCGTCGAATGGCTGCGTACCCAAGGCGTGGGAAAGGATTAAACTGCCACCGTTGTTATGACCAAAACAGCCAGGTTATTGCGGGAGTTGGTGGCGCTGCCAAGCGTCAACCCGGCGTTTTTGCCCCCTGGCGATCCACGCACGGGCGAACATCGGGTTGCTGATTGCCTCGCAGCCATGGCGTCACAAGCCGGAATGGACGTGGAATTCCAAAAAATATCCAGTGAACGCGCCAATTTGTTGGTAACCCTGTCGCCATCTGGAAAGGTACAGCGGCGAATTCTGCTTGCTCCGCACTTGGATACCGTGCCGTCGGCGAACCCGGAACAGATGGTCCCGCGCCTGAAACAGGGACGGCTCTACGGACGCGGGGCGTGCGACACCAAAGGCTCTGTGGCAGCCATGTTTCTGGCGATGCAGGCCATGGCCACGGCGCGGCGGCGTCCCAAACACACCGAAATTGTTTTCGCCGGATTGGTGGATGAAGAATCCGGCCAAGCCGGTTCGCGCGCCTTGGCGGCCAGCGGCATAAAGGCGGATCTGGCGATTGTGGGCGAACCCACGTTGCTCGAGGTGGTCACCGCCCATAAAGGGGATATCTGGCTGCGGATTCAAACCCACGGTAAAGCCGCGCATGGCGCCTGCCCGGATCAGGGTCGTAATGCCGTGCATGCCATGGCGCGCGTGGTGGATGCGCTGGAAACCGAGTATGCCGCGCAACTACGGCAGCGGACGCATCCCTTGCTCGGTCACGCCACGGTGAATGTGGGCCGGATCGTGGGCGGCACCCAGCCCAACATTGTGCCCGACCTGTGCGAGATCGCCATTGACCGGCGCACATTGCCAGGCGAAACCGACGCGGGTGTGCGGCGCGAAATCCAAACCCTGCTTCGCGGCCGAGGCCTGAAAGTGACCCTGTCCAATCGCAAAACCGGGACGTGCCTGCCGCTGGAAACCAACCCGCGGCTGGCGTTGGTGCAGGAGTTGCTGCGTGCTGCCGGTCGTTCGCAATCGCGCGGCGTCCATTACTTTTGCGATGCCTCCGTGCTGGCGCTGGGCGGCATCCCGAGCGTGGTGTTTGGCCCGGGCAACATCGCCCAGGCCCATACCAGCGATGAATGGATTTCCCTGGTCGAGTTGGATAAAGCGGCGCGTATTCTAACCCGTTTTCTTCAAGTGATGCCATAATCACTCCGCTGTCTCTCATTTTCCGTGAATACTGAATCCTCCAAGCTCAATTTTTTTCGTCAGAGCGGATGGGTGGTTATCGCCACCATGATGGGTGGCGTGTTCATGTACGCAGTCCATATCCTCGCGGGTAAAATGCCGAAGGCAGAATATGGGGTCTTTACCACCATGCTCCAAATCCTCAACCTGATGGGCATTCCCGCCATCGGCCTCCAAAGCGTGTTCGCCCAACAGGCCGCCGCCGCTCTGACGGAGGAGCAGCGCCGCGAATTATCTGGCACCACCCGCGCGGTGATGGCCGGCATTTTTGTCATCTGGGTGCTCATGGCCGCGCCATTGGTGATGCTTCACGATCGCCTGGTGCTGGCCTTGCAAGTCACGCACCCGTCCGCATTGTGGTTCACCCTGCTGCTCGGGTTGGGCGCTCTCTGGTTTCCGATCATGTGCGGCGTGCTCCAGGGACGACAGAACTTCCTCTGGTACGGCAACGTGTACATCATGAATGGCGTGGGCCGGTTCGCCGCCATCTTCGTTCTGGTCTATCTGTTGGGCGGACTCTCCCCGTCCGCCGTGCTGGGGGCGTTCATCGGGCTGGCTACGGCCACCGGGTTGGGAGCGTGGCAGAACCGCTTCTGCTGGACGGATCGGGCGATTTACCCGCAATGGAAACCCTGGCTGGCGCGCGTTGTTCCGCTGACGCTGGGCGCGGGCGCCACCATGTTCATGATGAGTGCCGACATGATTTTTGTGCAGCGCTATTTTGATCGCAATGAAACGGGATTTTATGCCGCGGCTGGCATGATCGGGCGCGCCCTGATCTTTTTCACCATCCCCATCTCCGCCGTCATGTTTCCCAAAGTGGTGGCCAGTGCCGCAAAATCGGAAAAGACCAATGTGGTCTTTCTGTCCCTGGGTGCCACCGCTCTGTTAGGCGCGTCGGCCTCCATTTTCTGCACCATTTTCCCCGAGCTGCCATTGCGCCTGGTCTATGATAA includes:
- a CDS encoding cobalamin-dependent protein (Presence of a B(12) (cobalamin)-binding domain implies dependence on cobalamin itself, in one of its several forms, or in some unusual lineages, dependence on a cobalamin-like analog.), which produces FSRPKNLLKNPLQFTGISKAMNSEEIQNELLNCIRLADRRAANQLLETWTSEHGFERLIVEVLEPALTQLGEAWQRKEVFTIAQAYVAAKIVEDSLVRIAAQTPSGAVAEKGAVVLGNIQDDFHSLGCRLVAIFLQKDGWRVHNLGNDVAASVFVDKALEVGARIIGVSAMIYTTAQNIIQVRQEIDRRGLTGRLQLAVGGAIFMARPALVAEVGADGTAGNALEASQLFVRLQERAEAFTPAHG
- a CDS encoding uroporphyrinogen decarboxylase family protein; its protein translation is MNSLERILATLAGQPVDRRPFSLTLCLYGARLTGCPLPEYYSNPTAYALGQAAVAERFAPDILFGPFALAAVAEAFGAETRWFPEHPPILKRPAATSVAEALKLPLPDPSGHPRLTYLRETTRQMAAQSAGTVPIAGVLTCLTDFPALLVGFEAWMECLLFAPEQARELMARLNPWFIELANGLLEAGAAFVAMPAVFISPAMLPRGTVTGVTLPALREAMAGIRGAVVLHHAGGPFLSHLDLLPGLPHLAAMVVDHTDDLGLCRAALGPEPTLIGGMDGPNLGTLSAAGAAVQARAALENRRADARFILGSTGPDVPYDTPPENLLAVRRAVEEFGGTQT
- a CDS encoding DUF1638 domain-containing protein, encoding MSTPGSLLISCSVLQAEIELLRRTGRLDCPVEFVESMLHMHPERLSRVLDASLSAARERGQTVVLAYGDCCAEMTDFSMRPGVARTPCQCCCDLLLGRAEFRRLRRAGAFLLIPEWMRRWRQVFMHELGLNPENAKDLMREMHTKLVYLDTRVAPVPEAELRACSEYCGLPYEVHPVSLEALGQNLQQTLHPNNSTTNRTAGP
- a CDS encoding PAS domain S-box protein gives rise to the protein MNSHPLPSDPAFPVMALDLISHLLGRADNPGELARYLADELRDLTGARGILLTQCGAALDGAEDRMLCLEPTQFRLRAEAGPDLPALIRTAHQLKTPAIWRAGDEVPAAGTLAALGFALALVFPLRVGEIQVGSLVVFGLPDPERLNEVRDLLQTLAGIVALVLRNAALYQDQEWIIEERTRELREVAQFNRQIIRSAQEGIIVYGPDLRYQVWNPYMEQISGLAAQAVLGKHPADLFPFLKEHGVIERLEKTLAGELPDTIEFPYHLPSIGKSGWASDACAPLRNAQGEIIGVIATVRDITGRKQVEEALREAEARQRKMVANIGDVIVIIDQNGINRYKSPNLEKWFGWRPEEVVGAKALDNVHPDDLAHAQQFIGALVEKPNVPATTECRYRCKDGSYKWIEFTGVNLLHDPDIRGILGNYHDIMERKRLERERVNLEVHLRQQQKLESIGTLASGVAHEINNPINGVMNYAQLILDRSGSDSQAREYAKEIIHETERVAVIVRSLLQFARQEKQAHSPARMQDMIEQTLSLIRTVIRRDQITLQVEVPPDLPAIKCRSQQIQQVLMNLLTNARDALNQRYSAHHADKIMRLGAVYFERDGRRWVRITVEDHGAGIPAEVQGRIFDPFFTTKSRSEGTGLGLSISHSIVKDHHGKLWFETEVGRGTKFHLELPVN
- a CDS encoding SDR family NAD(P)-dependent oxidoreductase, with the translated sequence MNFLVTGGAGFIGSHVCERLLKAGHAVWTVDDLNPFYAPAIKQANLQAIQTVPGRFEFILGDITDATVVNAVFERTRFDQVIHLAARAGVRPSLDAPALYQRVNVEGTVNVLEAARRTGVRKFIQASSSSVYGVNAKVPFSEGDSIFTAISPYAASKLACEALGHVYHHVYGLDVVALRFFTVYGPRQRPDLAIHKFARRMLAGKSIPVFGDGSTARDYTFVADIVDGILACTQHEFGFEIINLGDSNPITLNRLIEVLEQTLGVQAQRDWMPAQPGDVPITYANVEKARRLLGYEPKVKIEAGIAKFVEWLRTQGVGKD
- a CDS encoding M20 family metallopeptidase; its protein translation is MTKTARLLRELVALPSVNPAFLPPGDPRTGEHRVADCLAAMASQAGMDVEFQKISSERANLLVTLSPSGKVQRRILLAPHLDTVPSANPEQMVPRLKQGRLYGRGACDTKGSVAAMFLAMQAMATARRRPKHTEIVFAGLVDEESGQAGSRALAASGIKADLAIVGEPTLLEVVTAHKGDIWLRIQTHGKAAHGACPDQGRNAVHAMARVVDALETEYAAQLRQRTHPLLGHATVNVGRIVGGTQPNIVPDLCEIAIDRRTLPGETDAGVRREIQTLLRGRGLKVTLSNRKTGTCLPLETNPRLALVQELLRAAGRSQSRGVHYFCDASVLALGGIPSVVFGPGNIAQAHTSDEWISLVELDKAARILTRFLQVMP